In Deltaproteobacteria bacterium, one DNA window encodes the following:
- a CDS encoding nitronate monooxygenase, with protein MHTRVTKMLGIDFPILAFTHCRDVAAAVTNAGGLGVLGAVAHTPGQLDIDLKWIAEQTKGRPFGVDLLIPSKYVGAEAGGFDPASLRSMVPDAHREWIEAVLERYSVPPLPPSTENERDQRGMAGLRIDPKSMGPLIEVAFDHKVALIASALGTPPRWLVDKAHARGIPVAALAGRIDHALAHKEGGVDFVIAQGTEGGGHTGEIATMVLIPQVVDAVAPLPVLAAGGIASGRQMAAAMALGAEGVWCGSVWLTTHEAETTPAIREKFLAATSADTRRSRSLTGKPARMLRSAWTDAWDEPGAPAPLAMPLQSMLVADAQRRIQRVAHKADSSARPLVTYFVGQVVGQMNVAMSTRDVVREMVEGCLDAMERMNGLLAGE; from the coding sequence ATGCACACCAGAGTCACCAAGATGTTGGGGATCGATTTCCCGATCCTCGCTTTCACCCATTGTCGCGACGTGGCGGCGGCGGTGACCAACGCGGGCGGGTTGGGCGTGCTCGGCGCGGTGGCCCACACTCCCGGGCAGCTCGACATCGACCTCAAATGGATCGCGGAGCAGACCAAAGGGCGGCCGTTCGGCGTCGATCTGCTCATCCCCAGCAAGTATGTCGGCGCCGAGGCCGGCGGATTCGATCCCGCCAGTCTGAGATCGATGGTGCCCGACGCGCATCGCGAATGGATCGAGGCGGTGCTCGAACGCTACAGCGTTCCCCCGCTTCCGCCGTCGACGGAGAACGAGCGCGACCAACGCGGCATGGCCGGCTTGCGCATCGATCCGAAGAGCATGGGTCCGCTGATTGAGGTTGCATTCGATCACAAGGTCGCTCTCATCGCGTCAGCGCTGGGAACCCCGCCGCGATGGTTGGTTGATAAAGCCCACGCTCGGGGCATCCCAGTAGCTGCACTGGCCGGGCGGATCGATCATGCGCTCGCGCACAAGGAAGGCGGCGTGGACTTCGTCATCGCCCAGGGGACCGAAGGTGGCGGACACACGGGTGAGATTGCGACGATGGTCCTCATCCCGCAGGTCGTCGATGCGGTCGCTCCCCTCCCGGTGCTCGCCGCCGGCGGCATCGCGTCGGGGCGGCAGATGGCGGCGGCGATGGCGCTCGGCGCCGAGGGCGTGTGGTGCGGATCGGTGTGGCTCACCACACACGAGGCGGAGACGACGCCAGCGATCAGGGAGAAATTTCTCGCCGCGACATCCGCCGACACGCGCCGTTCCCGCTCGCTCACCGGCAAGCCGGCGCGCATGTTGCGCAGCGCGTGGACCGACGCCTGGGACGAGCCGGGTGCGCCCGCGCCGTTGGCGATGCCGCTACAAAGCATGCTCGTGGCCGATGCGCAGCGCCGCATCCAGCGTGTCGCCCACAAAGCCGACTCGAGCGCGCGCCCGCTCGTAACCTATTTCGTCGGCCAGGTCGTCGGTCAGATGAACGTGGCCATGTCGACACGCGACGTCGTGCGCGAAATGGTGGAGGGCTGCCTCGATGCCATGGAACGGATGAATGGTCTGCTGGCAGGCGAGTAG
- a CDS encoding RNA polymerase sigma factor — MADIELNDQLRRGLVSAWHEFLEALDPIRPDLYRYCRRLTGDIWDTEDLVQETLLRAFGHLSQVLYSIKHPRAYILRMASNLWIDTVRRRVAEGDALALHAADPSNATAPASSVAESIELREAGTRLMLSLAPQERAVVVLRDVFDMSIEETASILDTTPGAVKAALHRGRSRLRNANERGPRRPPPSAELLDRFVERYRARDLPGLLALMSDTATIEMHGLETEIGRAGFERQRGWFHHNFYNPFDGSPSTLRWQAVAFQEEPIVLVFDGLDDALVSVMRIEEQDGAVQRIRVYALCPDTVAEVGAAFGYPVRTLGYRFPFNVSAQS; from the coding sequence ATGGCGGACATCGAACTCAACGATCAACTGCGACGGGGACTCGTGAGTGCTTGGCATGAATTCCTCGAGGCGCTCGATCCCATTCGGCCGGACCTCTACCGATATTGCCGCCGGCTCACGGGCGACATCTGGGACACCGAGGACCTTGTGCAAGAGACGTTGCTGCGCGCCTTCGGCCATTTGAGTCAGGTCCTCTACAGCATCAAGCATCCGCGCGCTTACATTCTACGGATGGCATCGAATCTGTGGATCGACACCGTGCGGCGTCGCGTCGCCGAAGGTGACGCCCTGGCGCTGCACGCCGCCGATCCGTCCAACGCGACGGCGCCCGCTTCTTCCGTTGCGGAGTCAATCGAGCTGCGCGAGGCCGGCACCCGACTCATGCTGTCGCTGGCACCTCAGGAGCGTGCCGTCGTGGTGCTGAGGGACGTTTTCGACATGAGCATCGAAGAGACCGCGAGCATTCTCGACACCACACCGGGCGCGGTCAAAGCGGCGCTACACCGCGGGCGCAGTCGTCTGCGCAACGCCAACGAAAGAGGGCCGCGGCGCCCGCCGCCGTCGGCGGAGCTACTGGATCGATTTGTCGAACGCTATCGCGCGCGCGATCTTCCCGGGCTGCTGGCGTTGATGAGCGATACGGCGACGATCGAGATGCACGGCTTGGAAACCGAAATCGGTCGCGCGGGCTTCGAGCGCCAGCGCGGTTGGTTCCATCACAACTTCTACAACCCGTTCGATGGATCGCCGTCGACGTTGCGATGGCAGGCGGTGGCCTTTCAGGAGGAACCCATCGTGCTGGTCTTCGATGGGCTGGACGATGCATTGGTCTCGGTCATGCGCATCGAAGAGCAGGACGGTGCCGTGCAGCGGATTCGGGTCTACGCGTTGTGTCCGGACACCGTCGCCGAGGTCGGTGCAGCCTTCGGGTATCCGGTGCGGACGTTGGGCTATCGGTTTCCGTTCAACGTGAGCGCGCAATCGTAA
- a CDS encoding MFS transporter, with product MLCRRIASRPSEIIRGDRTTPALALLRRRDFRRLYVAIAISELGDAFHYIALMWLALIEGGPLGVIAVRLADSVPALVFGLHGGIAADRWDRKRTMISADLARGAILVPVAIAGLAHRLPLWGLVVAAFLLETATSYFAPAYNALVPALVDRDNVQEANALVGATTNALSIGGWAAAAGLLAIAPLSTFFALNAVSFFLSAACIWRIARSDGRGTNVNAEPPRIREALTTLRPLPTLAAGVIVLGLGVTISAGTWITGVPALVRDVLHREAGGFSIVMVGYAIGSVAVGAVLARYPMKNKARASLLAWTLYLPAYGLFAISGSLPSAVAGAVVAGVGHSAALILLTSAAQEQIADDVLGRVMGVISLVHRGAHATGLLLISPLFAIVAPRAIFAGAAIVIPMVGIAGALLAYSIDRRSQVA from the coding sequence GTGTTGTGCCGTCGTATAGCCTCTCGCCCGTCAGAGATCATTAGAGGAGATCGCACAACGCCAGCCCTGGCGCTTCTTCGCCGCCGCGATTTCCGTCGCCTGTACGTCGCCATCGCAATCAGCGAACTCGGCGACGCGTTTCACTACATCGCGCTGATGTGGCTGGCGCTGATCGAAGGTGGGCCACTCGGCGTCATCGCGGTGCGCCTCGCCGATAGTGTTCCCGCGTTGGTGTTCGGCCTTCACGGTGGAATCGCAGCCGACAGGTGGGATCGCAAGCGGACGATGATCAGCGCTGACTTGGCGCGCGGGGCGATCCTCGTTCCGGTCGCGATTGCGGGGCTGGCGCATCGATTGCCGCTGTGGGGATTGGTTGTGGCGGCATTTCTGCTCGAAACGGCGACCTCATACTTCGCCCCCGCTTACAACGCGCTGGTGCCCGCACTTGTTGACCGCGACAACGTGCAGGAGGCGAACGCGCTGGTCGGCGCGACGACCAACGCGCTGTCGATCGGCGGATGGGCCGCGGCCGCCGGACTGCTGGCCATCGCGCCGCTCAGCACGTTCTTCGCGTTGAATGCAGTTTCCTTTTTCCTGTCCGCCGCATGCATCTGGCGCATCGCTCGCTCCGACGGTCGCGGCACCAACGTGAATGCCGAACCGCCGCGGATTCGCGAAGCGCTTACGACGCTGCGCCCACTGCCCACTCTGGCGGCTGGTGTCATCGTGCTCGGTCTGGGCGTAACGATCTCGGCGGGAACGTGGATCACCGGCGTGCCCGCATTGGTGCGCGACGTACTGCATCGGGAAGCCGGCGGCTTCTCGATCGTGATGGTCGGATACGCGATCGGCTCGGTGGCCGTCGGCGCGGTGCTCGCCCGCTACCCGATGAAGAACAAAGCGCGCGCCAGCTTGCTCGCGTGGACCTTGTATCTTCCAGCCTACGGCCTGTTTGCGATCAGCGGTTCGCTCCCGAGCGCCGTTGCCGGCGCAGTGGTCGCGGGAGTTGGGCACAGCGCCGCGCTGATCCTGCTGACTTCGGCGGCGCAGGAGCAGATTGCCGACGACGTGCTGGGTCGCGTGATGGGCGTGATCTCACTGGTCCATCGCGGTGCGCATGCGACCGGCCTGTTGCTGATTTCGCCGCTGTTCGCGATTGTCGCTCCGCGTGCGATCTTTGCCGGTGCGGCGATCGTCATCCCGATGGTCGGAATCGCCGGAGCCCTCCTTGCCTACTCGATCGACAGGCGCAGCCAGGTTGCCTGA
- a CDS encoding YciI family protein: protein MRYLMMICDVETQQLKPGDPEFEELMAEYAAFTEMVEKLGILRDSGKLQPTTAATTVRVRHGKTLRTDGPFAETKEQLGGFYILDCTDLDHALELAAKIPTARNGSIEVRPLLF, encoded by the coding sequence ATGCGATACCTGATGATGATCTGCGATGTGGAAACCCAGCAACTGAAGCCCGGCGATCCCGAGTTCGAAGAACTCATGGCCGAGTATGCGGCTTTCACCGAGATGGTAGAGAAGCTCGGCATCTTGCGCGACAGCGGCAAGCTGCAACCGACAACCGCAGCCACCACCGTCCGGGTTCGCCATGGCAAGACGCTCCGCACTGACGGGCCGTTTGCTGAGACCAAGGAACAACTCGGTGGCTTCTACATTCTCGACTGCACGGATCTCGATCACGCGCTGGAACTGGCGGCAAAGATTCCGACAGCGAGGAATGGCTCGATTGAAGTGCGTCCGCTCTTGTTTTGA
- a CDS encoding AMP-binding protein, with the protein MSLQPTHRPPADAPDYRPFWGELPLHQHVDRTVAAHANDVAVIDGTRQLTFLELDRLSQRAARGLRQLGLGAGDVIAYQLPNWWEAVVMFLAATRLGATVNPLLPIFGARELEFSLRQSGARAAIIPGTYRGVDYPALWTALRSNLPQLEFLFVARDAAAPDLRSLSEFLDTPWERALRPEMPPPGATDPGAILMLMYTSGTTAEPKGVLHTHQSLIAEVRSLERVHQLTPADRTLMPSPLTHISGVIHAILTPALLGTSAVLMDRWEPTRAIELIARERVTYMVGAPTFLQDLLAHADSAPQHDLSSLRLFSCGGAGVSPELMRRARERLPHCVTKRVYGSTEFPTLTTTGADDALARGIDSEGRAIWPAEIRIADESGASVAAGSEGEVQGRGPECFAGYLDTALNTESFTSDGWFRTGDLGVLDAAGYLRITGRLKDIIIRKGEKISVKEVEDLIAEHPAVAEVALIPRPDAATGERACAVVRLRPGATIDLPSLTAFLTTKGLAKQKWPEQLDVVADFPRTGSGKILRAKL; encoded by the coding sequence GTGAGTCTGCAGCCGACCCATCGCCCGCCCGCCGACGCGCCCGACTACCGCCCGTTCTGGGGCGAGTTGCCGCTGCACCAGCACGTTGATCGAACCGTTGCCGCGCACGCGAACGATGTCGCAGTGATTGACGGCACTCGCCAGCTGACGTTCCTCGAACTGGATCGCCTCAGCCAGCGCGCCGCGCGCGGGCTGCGCCAGCTCGGGCTCGGCGCGGGCGACGTGATCGCGTACCAGTTGCCGAATTGGTGGGAAGCCGTGGTGATGTTCCTCGCCGCCACCCGCCTCGGCGCGACGGTCAATCCGTTGCTGCCGATCTTCGGCGCACGCGAGTTGGAGTTCTCACTGCGACAGTCAGGCGCCCGTGCCGCGATCATTCCCGGCACCTACCGTGGCGTTGATTACCCAGCACTGTGGACGGCGCTACGCTCGAATCTGCCGCAACTCGAGTTCCTGTTCGTCGCGCGTGACGCCGCCGCACCCGATTTGCGTTCACTGAGCGAGTTTCTCGACACTCCGTGGGAACGCGCGCTGCGCCCAGAGATGCCCCCGCCGGGAGCGACCGACCCCGGCGCGATTCTCATGTTGATGTACACATCAGGCACGACCGCCGAACCCAAAGGCGTGCTGCACACGCACCAATCGCTGATCGCCGAAGTGCGCTCGCTCGAACGGGTCCATCAACTCACGCCGGCCGACCGCACGCTCATGCCATCACCGCTGACCCACATCTCCGGCGTCATCCACGCCATCCTCACCCCGGCACTGCTCGGCACCAGCGCGGTCTTGATGGACCGTTGGGAACCGACGCGGGCCATCGAGCTGATCGCACGCGAGCGCGTCACCTACATGGTGGGCGCGCCGACGTTTCTGCAAGACCTCCTCGCGCACGCGGATTCCGCGCCGCAACACGATCTCAGCTCGCTGCGCCTGTTCTCGTGCGGCGGCGCCGGCGTCTCGCCCGAACTGATGCGGCGCGCGCGCGAGCGGCTGCCGCACTGTGTGACCAAACGGGTCTACGGTTCGACTGAATTTCCCACGCTCACGACTACCGGTGCGGACGACGCGCTCGCGCGCGGGATCGATAGCGAAGGTCGTGCGATCTGGCCGGCAGAAATTCGCATCGCCGACGAGTCCGGCGCGAGTGTGGCTGCCGGCAGTGAAGGCGAGGTGCAGGGGCGCGGGCCGGAATGTTTCGCCGGCTATCTCGACACCGCACTGAACACCGAGAGCTTCACGTCGGACGGCTGGTTTCGTACCGGCGACCTCGGCGTGCTCGACGCTGCGGGCTATCTCCGCATCACGGGCCGCCTGAAGGACATCATCATCCGCAAGGGCGAGAAGATCAGTGTGAAGGAAGTCGAAGACCTGATCGCGGAACACCCAGCCGTGGCCGAAGTCGCACTGATCCCGCGCCCCGATGCGGCGACCGGCGAACGGGCGTGCGCGGTGGTCCGCTTGCGCCCCGGCGCCACCATCGATCTGCCATCGCTCACGGCCTTCCTTACAACCAAGGGACTCGCCAAACAGAAGTGGCCCGAGCAACTCGACGTCGTCGCTGACTTTCCGCGCACCGGGAGCGGGAAGATCCTGCGCGCGAAACTCTGA
- the msrB gene encoding peptide-methionine (R)-S-oxide reductase MsrB yields the protein MFAMMHKRVAPRRMLLSFVVIAAMLAGARRDARAWDAATFHKPSEATLQQSLTPMQFKVTQQEGTEPPFRNEYWDNHLPGIYVDVVSGEPVFSSLDKFESGTGWPSFTKPLAADNVRTKTDFKLFGPRTEVRSAHADSHLGHVFDDGPPPTGKRYCMNSAALRFIPVAKLQEAGYGEYLPLFTSTPAAGK from the coding sequence ATGTTCGCCATGATGCACAAACGAGTTGCACCACGCCGAATGCTGCTGTCCTTCGTCGTGATCGCGGCAATGCTCGCCGGTGCGCGTCGCGACGCGCGCGCATGGGACGCCGCGACGTTTCACAAACCCAGCGAGGCGACGCTGCAGCAGTCGTTGACACCGATGCAGTTCAAGGTCACGCAGCAGGAAGGCACCGAGCCGCCGTTTCGCAACGAGTACTGGGACAATCACCTCCCCGGCATCTACGTCGACGTGGTCTCCGGTGAGCCGGTATTCAGCTCGCTCGACAAATTCGAATCCGGCACCGGTTGGCCGAGCTTCACCAAGCCGCTCGCCGCGGACAACGTTCGCACGAAGACCGACTTCAAGCTCTTCGGGCCACGCACGGAAGTCCGATCCGCGCACGCCGATTCGCACCTCGGGCATGTCTTCGACGACGGCCCGCCGCCGACCGGCAAGCGGTACTGCATGAACTCCGCCGCGCTGCGCTTCATTCCGGTGGCGAAACTGCAGGAAGCGGGCTACGGCGAGTACCTCCCGCTCTTCACCAGCACGCCGGCCGCCGGCAAGTGA